Genomic window (Besnoitia besnoiti strain Bb-Ger1 chromosome Unknown contig00132, whole genome shotgun sequence):
gagagaggacataaatactaacaaaccaccggttttggatgggattacttttaacaccgcataatatgctaaaaagtaccattcaggtacgatatgaagcggagttacaaaccggttcactggtatggagttatctgggtgcgataattcaatcaaaccaaaagccgtttgtaagaaaattaaaccaattagataggatagacatttagcatcggtcattaacatatgaggatagaaggctactttaagtacggaatcaatacctgcagggttactagaaccatttaaatgtaaatagaagatgtgtaatacaattagaatgtatacctctggatgtccgaagaacc
Coding sequences:
- a CDS encoding cytochrome b (encoded by transcript BESB_024670); its protein translation is MFLMPALYGGYGIDSVLKVAFYPHMLMTDAKCLSYLIGLIFLQTAFGLIELSHPDNSIPVNRFVTPLHIVPEWYFLAYYAVLKVIPSKTGGLLVFMSSLINLALLSEIRALNTRMLIRQHFMTRNVVSGWVIIWVYSMIFLIIIGSAIPQATYILYGRLATIVYLTTGLVLCLY